In Pirellulales bacterium, the following proteins share a genomic window:
- a CDS encoding formate/nitrite transporter family protein, with the protein MAAEAPRKASSQILSDERNEALDALNRSTAQLFFSGAAAGLEIGFSLFLMATVHELCAGQLPAPVVQLLMANMYSFGFVLVVLGRSELFTEQTSLAVMPVISGQASFTSLIRLWSVIFVANVLGAGAFACAAAFVGPALGTFDAETLGSIAHRMTDHPAIAIVCSGILAGWLMGLLSWVVAAGRDTISQIVIVWLVTAAIGLAQLHHVVLGSAEVLAGVFANTDVTIADFGHFLLWTTVGNALGGPFFVALLKSVHSSKDQSRQTQFSFRKG; encoded by the coding sequence ATGGCCGCGGAGGCACCCCGCAAGGCCTCAAGCCAGATTCTCAGCGACGAGCGGAACGAAGCCCTCGATGCCCTGAATCGGTCTACCGCGCAACTCTTCTTTTCCGGCGCCGCGGCTGGACTTGAAATTGGCTTTAGCCTGTTTCTGATGGCCACTGTCCATGAGCTGTGCGCGGGGCAACTTCCCGCGCCAGTCGTGCAGCTTCTGATGGCCAATATGTATTCATTCGGCTTCGTATTAGTGGTATTGGGACGGTCCGAGCTTTTTACGGAGCAGACCAGCCTGGCCGTAATGCCGGTCATCAGCGGTCAGGCCTCGTTCACGTCGCTGATTCGGTTGTGGTCGGTGATCTTTGTGGCCAACGTTCTGGGAGCCGGAGCTTTCGCCTGCGCAGCGGCTTTCGTTGGTCCGGCGCTGGGCACTTTTGACGCCGAGACGTTGGGTTCGATCGCCCATCGCATGACCGACCATCCGGCGATTGCCATCGTTTGTAGCGGCATCTTGGCAGGCTGGCTGATGGGGCTGTTGTCTTGGGTCGTGGCCGCCGGACGTGACACTATCAGCCAAATTGTCATCGTCTGGCTCGTGACCGCGGCCATCGGGCTGGCCCAATTGCACCACGTCGTGCTCGGTAGCGCGGAGGTGCTAGCCGGCGTGTTTGCGAATACGGATGTCACGATCGCCGATTTCGGACATTTTTTATTGTGGACCACCGTGGGGAACGCCCTGGGAGGTCCATTTTTTGTGGCCCTGTTGAAGTCCGTTCATTCCAGCAAGGATCAATCGCGACAAACGCAGTTCTCATTTCGGAAAGGATAG
- the hypE gene encoding hydrogenase expression/formation protein HypE, with the protein MSGLENGDISALSCPVPRTDYERVLLGHGSGGKMTADLIERVFLPAWDNGILTALEDQATFYLSSSHLSHGRSRDAQASHTNGHRGPRVAFTTDSFVVRPLFFPGGDIGKLAVHGTVNDLAVGGAIPQVLSAAFILEEGLPIADLERVVASMREACLEAQVELVTGDTKVVDRGKGDQIFITTSGIGVVPEDRNLSIHNARPGDHILISGTIGDHGIAILSVREGLEFETRLESDTAPLCGLTEAMLTTGANIRAMRDPTRGGVSSTLNELAQASQVGVRLIESALPMRNEVRGACEMLGLDPLYVANEGKLIAVVAAEDAERVLAAMREHPLGRQAADIGEVIADHPGMVTLKSVVGGERVVTMLAGEQLPRIC; encoded by the coding sequence ATGTCGGGTCTAGAGAACGGTGATATTTCTGCGCTGTCGTGCCCCGTGCCGCGCACCGATTACGAGCGTGTGCTGTTGGGGCATGGGAGCGGCGGCAAGATGACCGCCGATCTGATTGAGCGCGTCTTTTTGCCGGCGTGGGACAACGGGATCTTAACGGCTCTTGAGGATCAGGCGACGTTTTATTTGAGTTCTAGTCATTTGAGTCATGGCCGTTCGCGTGATGCACAGGCGTCACACACCAATGGTCATCGCGGCCCACGCGTGGCCTTCACGACGGACTCGTTTGTGGTGCGGCCGCTGTTCTTTCCTGGTGGCGACATTGGCAAGCTGGCCGTGCATGGCACCGTGAATGATCTGGCCGTAGGCGGGGCAATTCCGCAAGTATTGTCGGCCGCCTTCATCCTGGAGGAGGGACTGCCGATTGCTGATCTCGAGCGCGTCGTGGCATCAATGCGCGAGGCGTGCCTCGAGGCCCAGGTCGAACTCGTCACGGGGGATACGAAGGTCGTCGATCGTGGCAAAGGAGATCAGATCTTTATTACGACCTCTGGCATTGGCGTCGTGCCCGAGGATCGAAATCTGTCGATCCATAATGCCCGGCCGGGGGATCACATCCTGATTTCGGGCACGATCGGCGATCACGGCATCGCCATTCTTTCGGTGCGCGAGGGGCTGGAATTCGAAACGCGCCTGGAAAGCGATACGGCTCCACTTTGCGGCTTGACCGAGGCCATGCTGACGACCGGGGCCAATATTCGCGCAATGCGCGACCCGACGCGGGGTGGCGTTTCCAGCACGCTGAACGAGCTGGCCCAGGCCTCGCAGGTGGGAGTGCGGCTGATCGAGTCGGCACTGCCCATGCGAAATGAAGTGCGTGGGGCATGCGAAATGCTCGGGCTTGATCCGCTGTACGTTGCCAACGAGGGAAAGCTGATTGCCGTGGTCGCGGCCGAGGATGCTGAGCGAGTACTGGCCGCGATGCGCGAGCATCCGCTGGGGAGGCAGGCCGCCGATATCGGCGAAGTGATCGCCGATCATCCAGGCATGGTGACTTTGAAATCAGTGGTGGGCGGCGAACGGGTCGTAACGATGTTGGCAGGAGAGCAATTACCGCGTATTTGTTGA
- the hypD gene encoding hydrogenase formation protein HypD: MKFQDEYRDPVAAERICTAIKKVTTRPWTIMEVCGGQTHTIVKYGIDELLPHEIELVHGPGCPVCVTPLEIIDKAIEIASRPGVIFCSFGDMLRVPGSDRDLFAVKATGGDVRIVYSPLDCLTIAERNPDRTVVFFAVGFETTAPANSMAVYQAKRRNIKNFAVLVSHVLVPPAMTAILSSPRNRVQSFLAAGHVCAVMGYEEYLPIAEEFKIPIVVTGFEPLDLLEGIYRCVCMLEEGRIGVENQYTRAVRREANLPAVELIREVFEISDRKWRGIGGIPQSGFRLTPAYAEFDAERRYAVDHLEVAESKECVSGLILQGLLKPHDCPAFGKTCTPESPLGATMVSSEGACAAYYHYGRFRGERQPETVYTIQGQEPSPCRV; the protein is encoded by the coding sequence ATGAAATTCCAAGACGAATATCGCGATCCGGTCGCCGCCGAGCGGATCTGCACCGCGATCAAGAAAGTCACCACGCGTCCCTGGACGATCATGGAAGTCTGCGGCGGCCAGACGCACACCATCGTGAAGTATGGCATCGACGAGTTGCTGCCGCACGAGATCGAGTTGGTGCATGGCCCGGGCTGCCCGGTGTGCGTAACGCCTTTGGAGATCATCGACAAGGCGATCGAGATCGCCTCCCGGCCGGGGGTGATTTTCTGCTCGTTCGGCGACATGCTACGGGTGCCCGGGAGCGATCGCGATTTATTCGCGGTGAAAGCCACTGGTGGCGACGTGCGGATTGTCTATTCACCGCTCGATTGTCTGACGATCGCGGAAAGGAATCCTGATCGCACCGTGGTGTTCTTTGCCGTCGGCTTCGAGACCACGGCTCCGGCGAACTCCATGGCCGTATATCAGGCGAAGAGGCGGAACATCAAGAACTTTGCCGTGCTCGTGTCGCACGTGCTCGTGCCGCCCGCGATGACGGCGATTCTTTCGTCCCCTCGCAATCGAGTGCAGAGCTTCCTCGCCGCGGGGCACGTCTGCGCGGTGATGGGTTACGAGGAGTATCTGCCGATCGCCGAAGAGTTCAAGATTCCGATCGTGGTCACTGGCTTCGAGCCGCTCGATCTGCTGGAAGGCATTTATCGCTGTGTGTGCATGCTGGAAGAGGGACGCATCGGCGTCGAAAACCAGTACACGCGGGCGGTCCGTCGCGAAGCCAATCTGCCGGCGGTGGAACTGATCCGCGAAGTGTTCGAGATCTCGGACCGTAAATGGCGCGGCATCGGCGGCATTCCCCAAAGCGGCTTCCGACTGACCCCGGCATATGCCGAGTTCGACGCCGAGCGACGCTATGCGGTCGACCATCTGGAAGTCGCGGAATCGAAAGAGTGCGTTAGCGGACTGATTCTGCAGGGATTGCTTAAGCCGCACGACTGTCCCGCATTCGGAAAGACGTGTACGCCCGAAAGTCCCTTGGGGGCGACAATGGTTTCGTCCGAGGGGGCCTGTGCCGCCTATTACCACTACGGACGTTTTCGCGGCGAGAGGCAACCGGAAACGGTCTACACCATTCAGGGCCAGGAACCGTCGCCATGTCGGGTCTAG
- a CDS encoding HypC/HybG/HupF family hydrogenase formation chaperone gives MCLGIPGRIVDTYQENDMPMGKVDFSGIQKRICLAHTPAATTGQYVIVHVGFSLQVIDEDEARQVFNFLERMNELSELRSDGEVDSGPDSSDFAKPAPTIRETDP, from the coding sequence ATGTGCCTGGGAATTCCCGGAAGAATAGTCGACACCTATCAGGAAAACGACATGCCGATGGGCAAGGTCGACTTCAGCGGCATTCAAAAACGCATCTGTCTGGCCCACACACCGGCGGCGACCACTGGGCAGTACGTGATTGTACACGTCGGATTTTCGCTCCAGGTGATCGACGAAGACGAAGCGCGGCAAGTATTCAACTTTCTCGAGCGGATGAACGAGTTGAGTGAATTGCGATCCGACGGTGAAGTCGACAGTGGGCCTGACTCCTCCGATTTCGCCAAACCCGCTCCGACAATAAGGGAGACGGACCCATGA
- the hypF gene encoding carbamoyltransferase HypF — MERRAFSIYGVVQGVGFRPFVWKLARQLDLHGFVRNTPGEVQIEIEGASSAVDQFCQALLTEAPSLARIDRWHCHAISCRGDQEFHIAESECRHTSETVITPDAALCDDCRAELFDAGDRRYRYPFLNCTNCGPRLTIIRSAPYDRARTTMSAFPLCPACQQEYDNPGNRRFHAQPIACPDCGPQLQLRDAHGARLAASDAIVDLVAAIRKGEIAAIKGLGGYHLACDATSETAVAMLRARKHRDNKPLAVMVGSAEHAQRYCHISAEELRLLLSPRAPIVLLRRRKDIASTDQLASSLAPGNPYLGVMLPYTPLHHLLLRAAGHLPLVMTSGNRSDEPIAYQEPEVFEQLGKIADLYLTHNREIHIRCDDSVTRVIGRRELIIRRSRGYAPEPIRLPMPVPQPMLAVGGQLKGTFALAQRSQAIVSHHLGDLDHFEAYRAFVRDVGLYQQMFDVCPQTLVHDRHPDYLTTRYAHDRGARDGLRCIGVQHHHAHVASCMAENDVREPVIGVAFDGTGWGSDGAIWGGEFLLTDYADYKRVAHLRYVPLAGGESATRENWRMAAAYLLDADCDLAPLACWSSGDAVRTLRQMIDRRVNCPLTSSAGRLFDAIAALLGVRGKTTFEAQAAMELEWLATDVPIDGSYPFEIAPPADGAGWPMELDLRPTIRAITREVARGIATAQIARRFHSTMVEMIATMCGRLRDASGLRTVALSGGAFANALLAAESEARLTADGFRVLRHSQVPTNDAGLSLGQLAVAAAVLQQKSSPAESAVGSLAPGRMAGTTRLSTFEMVNTP; from the coding sequence ATGGAACGCCGAGCATTCAGCATTTACGGCGTCGTGCAAGGGGTGGGTTTTCGTCCCTTTGTGTGGAAACTCGCGCGTCAGCTTGATTTGCACGGGTTCGTAAGGAATACGCCGGGCGAAGTTCAAATCGAGATCGAGGGCGCATCCTCCGCCGTCGACCAGTTCTGCCAGGCGCTTTTGACCGAGGCACCTTCCCTGGCGAGGATTGATCGCTGGCATTGTCATGCCATCTCGTGTCGCGGCGACCAGGAGTTTCACATTGCGGAGAGCGAATGTCGCCACACAAGCGAGACGGTGATCACGCCTGATGCGGCCCTGTGCGACGACTGCCGGGCCGAATTATTCGACGCTGGAGACCGCCGCTACCGCTACCCATTTCTTAATTGTACGAACTGCGGTCCTCGACTGACGATTATCAGGTCCGCGCCCTACGATCGAGCGCGGACGACCATGAGCGCGTTCCCCTTGTGTCCGGCGTGCCAGCAGGAATACGACAATCCAGGCAATCGTCGCTTTCATGCGCAGCCGATTGCCTGCCCCGATTGCGGACCGCAACTGCAATTGCGCGACGCGCACGGCGCACGGCTGGCTGCTTCCGATGCCATCGTCGACCTGGTCGCGGCGATCCGGAAAGGCGAGATCGCGGCCATCAAAGGGCTGGGGGGTTATCACCTGGCCTGCGATGCCACGAGTGAAACGGCCGTCGCGATGCTGCGGGCGCGCAAGCATCGTGACAATAAACCGCTGGCCGTGATGGTGGGTAGCGCGGAACACGCCCAGCGTTATTGCCATATTTCGGCGGAAGAGCTGCGGCTGCTCTTGTCGCCGCGGGCGCCCATCGTGCTATTACGCCGGCGAAAAGATATCGCCAGCACCGATCAACTCGCGTCTTCCTTGGCCCCGGGCAATCCGTACCTCGGCGTCATGCTGCCCTACACGCCGTTGCATCATTTGTTGCTGCGCGCGGCGGGCCACCTGCCGCTGGTCATGACGAGTGGAAATCGCAGCGACGAGCCGATCGCCTATCAGGAGCCGGAGGTGTTCGAGCAACTCGGGAAGATCGCCGATCTTTATCTGACGCACAATCGCGAAATCCATATCCGTTGCGATGATTCCGTAACGCGCGTGATCGGCCGTCGAGAGCTAATCATTCGAAGGTCGCGCGGGTACGCGCCCGAGCCGATCCGCCTGCCGATGCCCGTCCCGCAGCCGATGTTGGCGGTCGGCGGTCAGTTGAAGGGGACGTTCGCGTTGGCCCAGCGGTCACAGGCGATCGTCAGCCATCACCTGGGCGATCTGGATCATTTTGAGGCGTACCGTGCCTTCGTTCGCGACGTCGGCCTTTACCAGCAGATGTTCGATGTTTGTCCGCAAACGTTGGTGCATGATCGGCATCCCGATTATCTCACCACGCGATATGCGCACGACCGGGGCGCGCGTGACGGACTGCGCTGTATCGGTGTACAACACCACCACGCGCACGTGGCGAGTTGCATGGCGGAGAATGATGTCCGCGAGCCGGTGATCGGTGTGGCCTTCGATGGGACTGGCTGGGGAAGCGACGGCGCGATTTGGGGCGGCGAGTTCCTGCTTACGGATTATGCCGACTACAAGCGGGTCGCACACCTGCGATACGTGCCGTTGGCTGGCGGCGAATCGGCCACTCGCGAGAACTGGCGCATGGCGGCGGCGTACTTACTGGATGCCGATTGTGATCTCGCGCCGCTGGCTTGCTGGTCGAGCGGCGACGCGGTGCGAACGTTGCGGCAAATGATCGACCGGAGGGTCAACTGCCCGCTGACTTCGAGCGCCGGTCGGTTGTTTGACGCGATTGCCGCCTTGCTGGGCGTGCGCGGCAAAACAACCTTCGAGGCGCAAGCCGCGATGGAACTGGAATGGCTGGCCACGGATGTGCCGATCGACGGAAGTTATCCGTTCGAGATCGCCCCGCCCGCCGACGGGGCCGGGTGGCCGATGGAACTTGACCTGCGCCCGACGATTCGCGCGATCACTCGAGAGGTGGCGCGTGGTATCGCGACAGCGCAGATCGCGCGCAGGTTCCACTCGACCATGGTCGAAATGATCGCCACGATGTGCGGACGCCTGCGCGATGCCAGTGGGCTTCGAACCGTCGCGCTCAGCGGCGGGGCGTTTGCGAACGCGCTACTGGCCGCCGAGAGTGAAGCGCGCCTAACGGCTGACGGCTTTCGCGTGCTGCGGCATTCCCAAGTGCCGACCAACGATGCGGGACTGAGCCTGGGGCAATTGGCCGTGGCCGCGGCGGTATTGCAGCAGAAATCGTCGCCGGCAGAGTCCGCAGTCGGCTCCCTCGCCCCAGGGCGCATGGCCGGAACTACTCGTCTTTCCACGTTCGAAATGGTTAATACTCCCTGA